The Canis lupus dingo isolate Sandy chromosome 4, ASM325472v2, whole genome shotgun sequence genome contains a region encoding:
- the LOC112651499 gene encoding annexin A8 isoform X2: protein MAWWKAWMEQEGVTVKGSPHFNPEPDAEALYTAMKGIGTNEQAIIDVLTRRSNAQRQQIARSFKAQFGKDLTETLQSELSGKFERLMVALMYPPYRYEAKELHEAMKGLGTKEGVIIEILASRTKNHLREIMKAYEADYGSSLEEDIQADTSGYLERILVCLLQGSRDDVSGFVDPGQAVQDAQDLYAAGEKIHGTDEMKFITILCTRSATHLLRVFEEYERIAGKSIEDSIKSETHGSLEEAMLTVVKCTRNLHSYFAERLYYALKGAGTRDGTLIRNIVSRSEIDLNLIKCQFTKMYGKTLGSMIEV from the exons ATGGCCTGGTGGAAAGCCTGG ATGGAACAGGAGGGTGTTACAGTGAAGGGCAGCCCCCACTTCAACCCGGAGCCTGACGCGGAGGCCCTGTACACAGCCATGAAGGGCATCG GGACCAACGAGCAGGCCATCATTGATGTGCTCACCAGGAGGAGCAACGCGCAGAGGCAGCAAATCGCCAGGTCCTTCAAGGCCCAGTTTGGCAAg GACCTCACCGAGACCTTGCAGTCGGAGCTGAGCGGCAAGTTCGAGAGGCTCATGGTGGCGCTCATGTACCCGCCCTACAGATACGAGGCCAAGGAGCTGCATGAGGCCATGAAG GGCTTGGGCACCAAAGAGGGGGTCATCATTGAAATCCTGGCTTCTCGGACCAAGAATCACCTGCGGGAGATAATGAAGGCGTATGAGGCAG ACTACGGGTCCAGCCTGGAAGAAGACATCCAGGCCGACACCAGCGGCTACCTGGAGAGGATCCTGGTGTGCCTGCTGCAG GGCAGCAGGGATGATGTGAGTGGTTTCGTGGACCCGGGACAGGCCGTCCAAGATGCACAG GATCTGTACGCAGCGGGCGAGAAGATTCACGGCACGGACGAGATGAAATTCATCACCATCCTGTGCACGCGCAGCGCCACCCACCTGCTGAGAG TGTTTGAGGAATACGAGCGCATCGCCGGCAAGAGCATTGAGGACAGCATCAAGAGTGAGACCCatggctccctggaggaggccaTGCTCACAGTGG TGAAGTGCACACGGAACCTCCACAGCTACTTCGCCGAGCGGCTCTACTATGCCCTGAAG GGAGCAGGGACGCGCGATGGGACCCTGATAAGAAACATCGTTTCGAGGAGTGAGATTGACTTAAATCTCATCAAGTGTCAGTTCACGAAGATGTACGGCAAGACCCTCGGCAGCATGATTGAG GTGTGA
- the LOC112651499 gene encoding annexin A8 isoform X3: MEQEGVTVKGSPHFNPEPDAEALYTAMKGIGTNEQAIIDVLTRRSNAQRQQIARSFKAQFGKDLTETLQSELSGKFERLMVALMYPPYRYEAKELHEAMKGLGTKEGVIIEILASRTKNHLREIMKAYEADYGSSLEEDIQADTSGYLERILVCLLQGSRDDVSGFVDPGQAVQDAQDLYAAGEKIHGTDEMKFITILCTRSATHLLRVFEEYERIAGKSIEDSIKSETHGSLEEAMLTVVKCTRNLHSYFAERLYYALKGAGTRDGTLIRNIVSRSEIDLNLIKCQFTKMYGKTLGSMIEGDTSGDYRNALLNLVGSSA; this comes from the exons ATGGAACAGGAGGGTGTTACAGTGAAGGGCAGCCCCCACTTCAACCCGGAGCCTGACGCGGAGGCCCTGTACACAGCCATGAAGGGCATCG GGACCAACGAGCAGGCCATCATTGATGTGCTCACCAGGAGGAGCAACGCGCAGAGGCAGCAAATCGCCAGGTCCTTCAAGGCCCAGTTTGGCAAg GACCTCACCGAGACCTTGCAGTCGGAGCTGAGCGGCAAGTTCGAGAGGCTCATGGTGGCGCTCATGTACCCGCCCTACAGATACGAGGCCAAGGAGCTGCATGAGGCCATGAAG GGCTTGGGCACCAAAGAGGGGGTCATCATTGAAATCCTGGCTTCTCGGACCAAGAATCACCTGCGGGAGATAATGAAGGCGTATGAGGCAG ACTACGGGTCCAGCCTGGAAGAAGACATCCAGGCCGACACCAGCGGCTACCTGGAGAGGATCCTGGTGTGCCTGCTGCAG GGCAGCAGGGATGATGTGAGTGGTTTCGTGGACCCGGGACAGGCCGTCCAAGATGCACAG GATCTGTACGCAGCGGGCGAGAAGATTCACGGCACGGACGAGATGAAATTCATCACCATCCTGTGCACGCGCAGCGCCACCCACCTGCTGAGAG TGTTTGAGGAATACGAGCGCATCGCCGGCAAGAGCATTGAGGACAGCATCAAGAGTGAGACCCatggctccctggaggaggccaTGCTCACAGTGG TGAAGTGCACACGGAACCTCCACAGCTACTTCGCCGAGCGGCTCTACTATGCCCTGAAG GGAGCAGGGACGCGCGATGGGACCCTGATAAGAAACATCGTTTCGAGGAGTGAGATTGACTTAAATCTCATCAAGTGTCAGTTCACGAAGATGTACGGCAAGACCCTCGGCAGCATGATTGAG GGAGACACCAGCGGTGACTACAGGAACGCCCTGCTGAACCTGGTGGGCAGCAGTGCCTGa
- the LOC112651499 gene encoding annexin A8 isoform X1 encodes MAWWKAWMEQEGVTVKGSPHFNPEPDAEALYTAMKGIGTNEQAIIDVLTRRSNAQRQQIARSFKAQFGKDLTETLQSELSGKFERLMVALMYPPYRYEAKELHEAMKGLGTKEGVIIEILASRTKNHLREIMKAYEADYGSSLEEDIQADTSGYLERILVCLLQGSRDDVSGFVDPGQAVQDAQDLYAAGEKIHGTDEMKFITILCTRSATHLLRVFEEYERIAGKSIEDSIKSETHGSLEEAMLTVVKCTRNLHSYFAERLYYALKGAGTRDGTLIRNIVSRSEIDLNLIKCQFTKMYGKTLGSMIEGDTSGDYRNALLNLVGSSA; translated from the exons ATGGCCTGGTGGAAAGCCTGG ATGGAACAGGAGGGTGTTACAGTGAAGGGCAGCCCCCACTTCAACCCGGAGCCTGACGCGGAGGCCCTGTACACAGCCATGAAGGGCATCG GGACCAACGAGCAGGCCATCATTGATGTGCTCACCAGGAGGAGCAACGCGCAGAGGCAGCAAATCGCCAGGTCCTTCAAGGCCCAGTTTGGCAAg GACCTCACCGAGACCTTGCAGTCGGAGCTGAGCGGCAAGTTCGAGAGGCTCATGGTGGCGCTCATGTACCCGCCCTACAGATACGAGGCCAAGGAGCTGCATGAGGCCATGAAG GGCTTGGGCACCAAAGAGGGGGTCATCATTGAAATCCTGGCTTCTCGGACCAAGAATCACCTGCGGGAGATAATGAAGGCGTATGAGGCAG ACTACGGGTCCAGCCTGGAAGAAGACATCCAGGCCGACACCAGCGGCTACCTGGAGAGGATCCTGGTGTGCCTGCTGCAG GGCAGCAGGGATGATGTGAGTGGTTTCGTGGACCCGGGACAGGCCGTCCAAGATGCACAG GATCTGTACGCAGCGGGCGAGAAGATTCACGGCACGGACGAGATGAAATTCATCACCATCCTGTGCACGCGCAGCGCCACCCACCTGCTGAGAG TGTTTGAGGAATACGAGCGCATCGCCGGCAAGAGCATTGAGGACAGCATCAAGAGTGAGACCCatggctccctggaggaggccaTGCTCACAGTGG TGAAGTGCACACGGAACCTCCACAGCTACTTCGCCGAGCGGCTCTACTATGCCCTGAAG GGAGCAGGGACGCGCGATGGGACCCTGATAAGAAACATCGTTTCGAGGAGTGAGATTGACTTAAATCTCATCAAGTGTCAGTTCACGAAGATGTACGGCAAGACCCTCGGCAGCATGATTGAG GGAGACACCAGCGGTGACTACAGGAACGCCCTGCTGAACCTGGTGGGCAGCAGTGCCTGa